TCGATGAACTCCTTGCCGCGCAGCGCGTGGACGATGGGAGCGCCCAGCCGGTCCGCGAGCGCGATCACCTCGTCGTGGGCCCCTTCGACACCCGCTCCGGCGAGGATCGTCACCTTCTTCGCGGCGTTCAGCATGGTCGCGGCGCGCTCGAGCTCCTCCCCCGACGGCACCACGACCGGACGCGTGCGGCGAACGACCACGGCACGGTCGTCGTCGATCTCGGCGAGCGCGACGTCACCGGGGATCACCAGCACCGCGACACCGCGCTGTTCGACGGCGGCGCGCATCGCGACCTCCATGAGGCGGGGCATCTGACGCGGGTCTGCCACGTACTCGACGTACACGCTGCACTCGCGGAAGAGCTCCTGCGGGTGGGTCTCCTGGAAGTACTCCGTGCCGATCTCGAGCGTCGGGATGTGCGCGGCGATCGCGAGGACCGGGACACGCGAGCGGTTGGCGTCGTAGAGGCCGTTGATGAGGTGGAGGTTGCCCGGGCCGCACGAGCCGGCGACGACGGCGAGCTCGCCCGTCAGGCCGGCATCCGCCGCGGCGGCGAAGGCCGCGGATTCCTCGTGGCGCACGTGCACCCATCGGATGCGCCCGTCCTTGCGCAGCGCGTCTGTGAAGCCGTTGAGCGAGTCACCGGGAATGCCGTAGACGCGGTCGATCCCGTTGGCGTGGAGAGTCCTGACGATGTTCTCTGCGACGGTGGCCATGTCTTCGACCCTACGCCCGTGGCAGCGCCGTGGGGCCGGCATCCGTGTGCGCCCGTCTGCGCCCTCGCGGCCCGCATCCCGCCGACCACGCGGATCCCGCTCACCACGCGCATCCCGCTCGCCAGGCGCATCCCGCTCACCACGCGCATCCCGCTCACGCGCATCCCGCTCAGTTTGTCGGGAGGATTGCGGTTTGTCGGGAGAAATCACTGGTTTTCGGACGATATCCGCCCGGACTCCCGACAAAACGACGCCGGCCCGGGGCGCCGGCCCGCGACGGCAGCCCCGCCCGCGCGCGGGCACGAGAAAGGGCGGATGCCGCAGCATCCGCCCTTCTTCGTGCCAGGTCAGGCGACGCGGATGAGCTTCTTGTTGACGAACTCGTCCGCGGCCAGCAGACCCAGCTCGCGCGAGGTGCCGCTGCGCTTCACGCCGCCGAAGGGCAGCTCCGGGCTGTCGGCGAGCACGACGTTGACGTAGACCATGCCTGCCTCGATGCCGTTCGCGACCCGTTCCGCCTGCTCGGCATCGGTGGTGAACACGTACGAGCCGAGGCCGAACGAGGTGTCGTTCGCAAGCTCGACCGCGGCCTGTTCGTCGGCGACGCGGTACACGACCGCGGCGGGGCCGAAGAGCTCCTCGCGGTACACGTCCATGTCGCTCGTGACGTCGGCCAGCACGGTGGGCGCGAAGAACGCACCGTCACGCGTGCCTCCCGTGAGCAGGGTCGCGCCCTGCGCCACGGCGGTGTCGATCTGCTGCTGCAGGCGCTCCGCCGCGGCAAGCGACGAGAGCGGCCCGAGCACGGTGTCGTCCTGCATCGGATCGGTGGCCTGCACGGCCGCCAGAGCCGCGACGAACTTCTCGACGAAGGCGTCGTAGAGGCCGTCGACGATGATGAACCGCTTGGCGCCGTTGCACGACTGGCCGTTGTTGTCGAGGCGCGCGTCGACCGCCGCCTGCACCGTGGCGTCGAGGTCGTCGGTCGAGAGCAGGATGAACGGGTCGGATCCGCCGAGCTCGAGCGCCACCTTCTTGAGGTTGCGCCCCGCGACCTCGGCGACAGCGGCGCCCGCACGCTCCGACCCTGTGACCGACACGCCCTGCACGCGCGGGTCGGCGATGATGTCGGCCGACTGCTCGTTCGTGGCGTACACGTTCACGTACCCGCCGTCGGGGAGCCCCGCGTCGCGATAGATCTCCTCCAGCAGAGCCGCCGACTCGGGACACTGCGGAGCGTGCTTGAGGATGATCGTGTTGCCGACCGCGAGGTTGGGGGCCGCGAAGCGAGCGACCTGGTACGCCGGGAAGTTCCACGGCATGATGCCGAACAGTGCGCCCAGCGGGGCCCGACGGATCACCGCGGTGCCGTCGCCGGCGATGTCGAGCGGCTGGTCGGCAGTGATCGCGTCGATGTTGTCGGCATAGAACTCGATGATGTCGGCGGCGAAGTCGACCTCACCGGCGGCGGCCGCGAGCGGCTTGCCCATCTCGCGCACGATGATCTCCGCGAACTCGTCGCGACGGGCGCGGTGCCCCTCGGCGATGCGGCGGATCACGGCGGCGCGCTCGGCCACCGGGGTGCGACCCCACACGGATGCCGCGGCGTGCGCCCTCGCGACGGCATCGTCGATCTGCGCATCCGTGAAGGTGTCGTAGGTCGCCAGCGTCTCGCCGGTGGCGGGGTTGATGACGGCGTAATCGGTCATGCGTGTCGTCCTCTCGGGCTGCCGGTCAGGCGACCGGGATCAGCGTGTACTTGGTGGACAGATACTCGTGGATGCCCTCGAACCCGCCCTCGCGGCCGACGCCCGACTGCTTGACGCCGCCGAAGGGAGCCGCGGCGTTCGACACCACGCCCACGTTGAGTCCCATCATGCCCGTCTCGAGCCGATCGATCATCCGCTGGCCGCGCTGCAGGTTCTCGGTGAACACGTACGAGACCAGGCCGTACTCGGTGTCGTTGGCGAGACGCACGGCCTCGTCCTCGGTCTCGAACGTCGCGATCGCGAGAACAGGGCCGAAGATCTCCTCGCGGAGGATCGCGGAGCCGGGCACCACATCGGTGAGGACCGTCGGCTCGTAGAAGGTGCCTGTGCCCTCGAGCGCCTTCCCGCCGGCGAGCAGCTTCGCACCGCGCTCGACGGCGTCACCGACGAGCTCTTCGGCCTTGGCGACCGCGTCCGCGTCGATGAGCGGGCCGATGGTCACGCCCTCCTCGGTGCCGCGGCCGATCTTCATCGCCTGGACGCGCTCGGTGACGCGACGGCCGAACTCGTCGGCGACGTCCTTGTGCACGATGAAGCGGTTGGCGGCGGTGCAGGCCTGGCCGATGTTGCGGAACTTCGCGGCGAGCGCGCCCTCCACGGCCTTGTCGAGGTCGGCATCCTCGAAGACGACGAACGGCGCGTTCCCGCCGAGCTCCATCGACACCCGGAGCACGCCCTCGGCCGCCTGCGCGATGAGCTTGCGCCCGACCTCGGTGGAGCCGGTGAACGAGAGCTTGCGCAGACGCGGGTCGGCGATGATCGGGCCCGACAGGGCGCCGGAGCGCGAGGTCTGCACGACGTTGACGACGCCGGCGGGAAGGCCGGCCTTCTCGAGCAGCGTGGCGAAGAAGATCGTGGTGAGCGGAGTCAGTGCCGGCGGCTTGATGACGACCGTGCAGCCCGCGGCGAGCGCGGGGGCGATCTTGCGGGTGGCCATCGCGAACGGGAAGTTCCACGGGGTCACGAAGAACGAGGGGCCGACCGGACGCTGCGACACGACCATGTGGCCGGTGCCCTCGGGGTTCAGCCCGTAGCGGCCGTTGATGCGCACCGCCTCCTCGCTGAACCAGCGCAGGAACTCTCCGCCGTACACCACCTCGCCGCGCGCCTCGGCGAGCGGCTTGCCCATCTCGAGGGTCATCAGCAGCGCCAGGTCCTCCTTGTGCTCCTGCACGAGGTCGAACGCGCGGCGCAGGATGTCGCTGCGCGTGCGCGGCGCGGTGGCCGCCCACGATTCCTGGGCCGCGACGGCCGCGTCGAGCGCACGGATGCCGTCGGCCGGCGTCGCGTCGGCGATCGTTCGGATGACGGCGTTGGTCGACGGGTCGTGCACGTCGAACGTGGCTCCGGTCTCGCCGTCGATCCATTCGCCGCCGATGAAGAGTCCTGTGGGGACGCTGTCGAGCAGCGCCTGCTCGGTCTGGGTGCTCATGGGGTTCTCTTTTCTCTGGGGGATGTGTCGGGGTCAGCGACGACGACGGATGCTCGGCGGTGCGTCCATCGCGAGCGTCTCGCCGCGGAAGAAGGCCGGGCGACGGATGGCCTGCCAGATCATGATCACGACGCCGACGCCGATGATGGTGACGCCGAGCACGAACACGAGGCCGATGCCGCCGATGCTCGAACCGCTGCCGTAGGCCGGGTCCATCGAGTCGACGAGCGTCGTCACGAAGAGCACGGCGAGGATGCCGCCGCCGATCAGCGGGAACAGGAACGTGAAGAAGAAGCTCCGCGCCGAGTCGAACCACTGCTTGCGGAAGTACCACACGCACGCAAAGGCGGTGAGTCCGTAGTAGAAGCAGATCATCATGCCCAGCGACAGGATCGTGTCGGTGAGCACGTTCTCGCTGACCAGCCGCATGACGGCGTAGAACACCGAGGCGACGACGGCCGACACGATCGTGGCGTATCCGGGCGTGAAGAACCGCGGGCTCACCTGCGCGAACTTCTTCGGCAGCGCGCCGTAGTACCCCATGGCGAGGAGCGTGCGGGCGGGGCCGACCGCTGTCGACTGCAGCGAGGCGGCCGAGCTCGACAGCACCGCGAGCGACACGAGGAACGCGAGAGGTCCGAGCACGGGGTCGGACAGCGCGAAGAAGACGTTGGCCGAGATGTCCTCGTTCGCGAGACCCAGGGCCCCGGTGCCGACTCCGGCGAACATGATGAGTCCGATCGAGAGCAGCAGGTAGAGGCTGACGACGACGACCACCGTGACCATGGCCGCACGGCCCGGCGTCTTCGCGGGGTCCTTCGTCTCCTCGTTCATTGTGAGCACGACGTCCCAGCCCCAGAAGATGAAGATCGACAGCGAGAGGCCGGCGGCGAAGGCACTGAACGACGACACCTCGAACGGGTTGAACCACGACCACGAGAACGCCGTCGGGTCCGGCGCGTCGCCCTGCACGGCCTTGACGATCGCCGCGACGGCGAACACGACGAGCACGAGCACCTGGAAGCCCACGAGGATGTACTGGAACTTCTGCGTGGTCTGCATGTCGCGGTACGACACGAGCGTGGCCCCGAGCATGAACAGCAGGCACACAGCCACGTTGATGAACGGGTTGAACGCGAGATCGGCGATGTCGGGGTTGCCCGTGACCTGCGAGATGAGCAGGAACAGGAACTCCACGGCGATGCCT
This Microbacterium sp. XT11 DNA region includes the following protein-coding sequences:
- a CDS encoding NAD-dependent succinate-semialdehyde dehydrogenase; the protein is MSTQTEQALLDSVPTGLFIGGEWIDGETGATFDVHDPSTNAVIRTIADATPADGIRALDAAVAAQESWAATAPRTRSDILRRAFDLVQEHKEDLALLMTLEMGKPLAEARGEVVYGGEFLRWFSEEAVRINGRYGLNPEGTGHMVVSQRPVGPSFFVTPWNFPFAMATRKIAPALAAGCTVVIKPPALTPLTTIFFATLLEKAGLPAGVVNVVQTSRSGALSGPIIADPRLRKLSFTGSTEVGRKLIAQAAEGVLRVSMELGGNAPFVVFEDADLDKAVEGALAAKFRNIGQACTAANRFIVHKDVADEFGRRVTERVQAMKIGRGTEEGVTIGPLIDADAVAKAEELVGDAVERGAKLLAGGKALEGTGTFYEPTVLTDVVPGSAILREEIFGPVLAIATFETEDEAVRLANDTEYGLVSYVFTENLQRGQRMIDRLETGMMGLNVGVVSNAAAPFGGVKQSGVGREGGFEGIHEYLSTKYTLIPVA
- a CDS encoding APC family permease → MSTTDSAVTTGVSQKGLSAGAVGVIGAVVIGISTIAPAYTLTASLGPTVAEVGTQVPAIILVGFIPMLLTAFGYRELNREIPDSGTSFTWGVRAFGPWIGWMTGWGLIAATVIVLSNLAGIAVEFLFLLISQVTGNPDIADLAFNPFINVAVCLLFMLGATLVSYRDMQTTQKFQYILVGFQVLVLVVFAVAAIVKAVQGDAPDPTAFSWSWFNPFEVSSFSAFAAGLSLSIFIFWGWDVVLTMNEETKDPAKTPGRAAMVTVVVVVSLYLLLSIGLIMFAGVGTGALGLANEDISANVFFALSDPVLGPLAFLVSLAVLSSSAASLQSTAVGPARTLLAMGYYGALPKKFAQVSPRFFTPGYATIVSAVVASVFYAVMRLVSENVLTDTILSLGMMICFYYGLTAFACVWYFRKQWFDSARSFFFTFLFPLIGGGILAVLFVTTLVDSMDPAYGSGSSIGGIGLVFVLGVTIIGVGVVIMIWQAIRRPAFFRGETLAMDAPPSIRRRR
- a CDS encoding NAD-dependent succinate-semialdehyde dehydrogenase, whose protein sequence is MTDYAVINPATGETLATYDTFTDAQIDDAVARAHAAASVWGRTPVAERAAVIRRIAEGHRARRDEFAEIIVREMGKPLAAAAGEVDFAADIIEFYADNIDAITADQPLDIAGDGTAVIRRAPLGALFGIMPWNFPAYQVARFAAPNLAVGNTIILKHAPQCPESAALLEEIYRDAGLPDGGYVNVYATNEQSADIIADPRVQGVSVTGSERAGAAVAEVAGRNLKKVALELGGSDPFILLSTDDLDATVQAAVDARLDNNGQSCNGAKRFIIVDGLYDAFVEKFVAALAAVQATDPMQDDTVLGPLSSLAAAERLQQQIDTAVAQGATLLTGGTRDGAFFAPTVLADVTSDMDVYREELFGPAAVVYRVADEQAAVELANDTSFGLGSYVFTTDAEQAERVANGIEAGMVYVNVVLADSPELPFGGVKRSGTSRELGLLAADEFVNKKLIRVA